One window from the genome of Macaca fascicularis isolate 582-1 chromosome 7, T2T-MFA8v1.1 encodes:
- the LOC102141881 gene encoding golgin subfamily A member 6C-like isoform X6, whose translation MKLKEYQQRSRPGVPAGAKTKKKTTGSSPETTTSGGCHSPGDSRYQELELALDSSSATINQLNENIESLKQQKKQVEHQLEEEKKASNDIHKAQTEQLETIHILTLEKADLKTTLYHTKRAARHFEEESKDLAGRLQSSLQRIQELERALSAVCTQQREEDRSSSRSEAVLQRQLRQTLKERALLNAHVTQVTESLKQVQLQRDEYAQHIKGERARWQERMRKMSVEARTLKEEKMRDTYRIQELERTLSELKHQIAQPSSLAPPAGPSEVEQLQDEAKHLRKEVESLVEKLQFQVENNQALSLLSKEQKERLQEQEERLREQEERRLWEQNERLREQEEWTLQEQESLREQKERLRDQAERLRKQEERLRKQEERLRKQEERLQKQEERLQKQEERLRKQEERLRKQEERLTLSQNHKLDKQLAEPQCGFEDLNNEDKSALQLEQRVKELQEKLSEVKEMEHLEAASQWNQQLEAHLSLMALPGEGDEGGHLDSEEEEAPRPMPHIPEDLECQEAMSSFMDLPKEKADRKEQVERLELGFIQLSGATEGMRDYISEYESQGAVPNTRHQEKEDIMGLAQNEEMKVKLLELQKLVLPLVCNHEGHDKFPPAAQNRGDEPAPGSPAPQELGAAEEQGDLCEVSLAHSVEPAAGEAREGSPRGNPTAEKIVQLLPVMQDTQEHPGLASKPCVPFFYRAAENREINIVII comes from the exons AGCCGGTACCAAGAACTGGAATTAGCCCTGGACTCAAGCTCCGCAACAATCAATCAACTCAATGAAAACATAGAATCATTG aaacaacagaagaaacaagTGGAACATCAGCTGGAAGAA gaaaagaaagcaagcaatgACATACACAAAGCACAGACGGAGCAGTTAGAG ACAATCCACATCCTCACATTGGAAAAGGCAGACTTGAAGACCACCCTTTACCATACTAAACGTGCCGCCAGACACTTCGAAG AAGAGTCCAAGGATCTGGCCGGCCGCCTGCAATCCTCCTTACAGCGTATTCAAGAATTGGAGCGGGCTCTCTCTGCTGTGTGTACACAGCAGCGGGAAGAGGACAGG TCCTCGAGCCGCAGTGAAGCCGTCCTCCAGCGGCAGTTACGGCAGACCTTAAAGGAGCGGGCGCTGCTGAACGCACACGTGACACAG GTGACAGAGTCATTGAAACAAGTCCAGCTGCAGAGAGACGAATATGCCCAACATATAAAAGGAGAGAGGGCCCGGTGGCAGGAGAGGATGCGGAAAATGTCGGTGGAG GCTCGCACATTGAAGGAGGAGAAGATGCGTGACACATATCGGATACAGGAGCTGGAGAGGACCTTGTCCGAACTCAAACACCAGATAG CTCAGCCCTCATCCTTGGCGCCCCCAGCAGGGCCCTCTGAGGTGGAGCAGCTACAAGATGAGGCCAAACACCTGAGGAAGGAGGTGGAGAGTTTGGTGGAAAAACTGCAATTCCAGGTGGAAAACAACCAGGCCTTGAGTCTCCTGAGCAAGGAGCAAAAGGAGAGGCttcaggagcaggaggagaggctccgggagcaggaggagaggaggctgTGGGAGCAAAATGAGAGGCTTCGGGAGCAGGAGGAGTGGACGCTGCAGGAGCAGGAGAGTCTGCGTGAGCAAAAGGAGAGGCTTAGGGATCAGGCTGAGAGGCTGCGAAAGCAGGAAGAGAGACTGCGAAAGCAGGAAGAGAGACTGCgaaagcaggaggagaggctacaaaagcaggaggagaggcttcaaaagcaggaagagaggctgcgaaagcaggaggagaggctacgaaagcaggaggagaggctCACGCTTTCCCAGAACCACAAGCTCGACAAGCAGCTGGCCGAGCCACAGTGCGGCTTCGAGGATCTG AACAACGAGGACAAGAGCGCTCTGCAGTTGGAGCAGCGAGTAAAGGAGCTGCAGGAGAAGCTGAGTGAGGTGAAGGAGATG GAGCACCTAGAAGCTGCCAGCCAGTGGAACCAACAGCTAGAGGCCCACTTGAGCCTCATGGCTCTCCCTGGAGAAG GAGATGAAGGAGGACATCTAGACAgcgaggaggaggaggcaccTCGGCCCATGCCACACATCCCAGAGGACCTGGAGTGCCAGGAGGCCATG AGCAGCTTTATGGACCTCCCGAAGGAGAAGGCGGACAGGAAGGAGCAGGTGGAAAGACTAGAGCTTGGATTCATCCAGCTCTCTGGAGCGACAGAGGGCATGA GAGACTACATCAGCGAATATGAGAGCCAGGGGGCAGTGCCAAACACTCGGCACCAGGAGAAGGAGGACATCATGGGTCTGGCTCAGAACGAGGAGATGAAG GTGAAGCTGCTGGAGCTGCAGAAGCTGGTGTTGCCGCTTGTGTGCAACCACGAGGGGCATGACAAATTCCCCCCCGCTGCCCAGAACCGTGGTGATGAGCCCGCTCCAGGGTCCCCAGCCCCCCAAGAGCTTGGGGCTGCGGAGGAGCAGGGTG ATCTTTGTGAGGTGAGCCTGGCCCACAGCGTGGAGCCTGCAGcgggagaggccagggagggtTCTCCCCGTGGCAACCCCACCGCAGAGAAGATCGTGCAGCTGCTTCCTGTAATGCAGGACACCCAGGAGCACCCAGGCTTGGCCAGCAAACCCTGCGTCCCTTTCTTTTACCGGGCAGCGGAGAACAGGGAGATCAACATCGTCATCATCTGA
- the LOC102141881 gene encoding golgin subfamily A member 6C-like isoform X5, translated as MIFLPILFDVLILADVLGQLKEYQQRSRPGVPAGAKTKKKTTGSSPETTTSGGCHSPGDSRYQELELALDSSSATINQLNENIESLKQQKKQVEHQLEEEKKASNDIHKAQTEQLETIHILTLEKADLKTTLYHTKRAARHFEEESKDLAGRLQSSLQRIQELERALSAVCTQQREEDRSSSRSEAVLQRQLRQTLKERALLNAHVTQVTESLKQVQLQRDEYAQHIKGERARWQERMRKMSVEARTLKEEKMRDTYRIQELERTLSELKHQIAQPSSLAPPAGPSEVEQLQDEAKHLRKEVESLVEKLQFQVENNQALSLLSKEQKERLQEQEERLREQEERRLWEQNERLREQEEWTLQEQESLREQKERLRDQAERLRKQEERLRKQEERLRKQEERLQKQEERLQKQEERLRKQEERLRKQEERLTLSQNHKLDKQLAEPQCGFEDLNNEDKSALQLEQRVKELQEKLSEEHLEAASQWNQQLEAHLSLMALPGEGDEGGHLDSEEEEAPRPMPHIPEDLECQEAMSSFMDLPKEKADRKEQVERLELGFIQLSGATEGMRDYISEYESQGAVPNTRHQEKEDIMGLAQNEEMKVKLLELQKLVLPLVCNHEGHDKFPPAAQNRGDEPAPGSPAPQELGAAEEQGDLCEVSLAHSVEPAAGEAREGSPRGNPTAEKIVQLLPVMQDTQEHPGLASKPCVPFFYRAAENREINIVII; from the exons AGCCGGTACCAAGAACTGGAATTAGCCCTGGACTCAAGCTCCGCAACAATCAATCAACTCAATGAAAACATAGAATCATTG aaacaacagaagaaacaagTGGAACATCAGCTGGAAGAA gaaaagaaagcaagcaatgACATACACAAAGCACAGACGGAGCAGTTAGAG ACAATCCACATCCTCACATTGGAAAAGGCAGACTTGAAGACCACCCTTTACCATACTAAACGTGCCGCCAGACACTTCGAAG AAGAGTCCAAGGATCTGGCCGGCCGCCTGCAATCCTCCTTACAGCGTATTCAAGAATTGGAGCGGGCTCTCTCTGCTGTGTGTACACAGCAGCGGGAAGAGGACAGG TCCTCGAGCCGCAGTGAAGCCGTCCTCCAGCGGCAGTTACGGCAGACCTTAAAGGAGCGGGCGCTGCTGAACGCACACGTGACACAG GTGACAGAGTCATTGAAACAAGTCCAGCTGCAGAGAGACGAATATGCCCAACATATAAAAGGAGAGAGGGCCCGGTGGCAGGAGAGGATGCGGAAAATGTCGGTGGAG GCTCGCACATTGAAGGAGGAGAAGATGCGTGACACATATCGGATACAGGAGCTGGAGAGGACCTTGTCCGAACTCAAACACCAGATAG CTCAGCCCTCATCCTTGGCGCCCCCAGCAGGGCCCTCTGAGGTGGAGCAGCTACAAGATGAGGCCAAACACCTGAGGAAGGAGGTGGAGAGTTTGGTGGAAAAACTGCAATTCCAGGTGGAAAACAACCAGGCCTTGAGTCTCCTGAGCAAGGAGCAAAAGGAGAGGCttcaggagcaggaggagaggctccgggagcaggaggagaggaggctgTGGGAGCAAAATGAGAGGCTTCGGGAGCAGGAGGAGTGGACGCTGCAGGAGCAGGAGAGTCTGCGTGAGCAAAAGGAGAGGCTTAGGGATCAGGCTGAGAGGCTGCGAAAGCAGGAAGAGAGACTGCGAAAGCAGGAAGAGAGACTGCgaaagcaggaggagaggctacaaaagcaggaggagaggcttcaaaagcaggaagagaggctgcgaaagcaggaggagaggctacgaaagcaggaggagaggctCACGCTTTCCCAGAACCACAAGCTCGACAAGCAGCTGGCCGAGCCACAGTGCGGCTTCGAGGATCTG AACAACGAGGACAAGAGCGCTCTGCAGTTGGAGCAGCGAGTAAAGGAGCTGCAGGAGAAGCTGAGTGAG GAGCACCTAGAAGCTGCCAGCCAGTGGAACCAACAGCTAGAGGCCCACTTGAGCCTCATGGCTCTCCCTGGAGAAG GAGATGAAGGAGGACATCTAGACAgcgaggaggaggaggcaccTCGGCCCATGCCACACATCCCAGAGGACCTGGAGTGCCAGGAGGCCATG AGCAGCTTTATGGACCTCCCGAAGGAGAAGGCGGACAGGAAGGAGCAGGTGGAAAGACTAGAGCTTGGATTCATCCAGCTCTCTGGAGCGACAGAGGGCATGA GAGACTACATCAGCGAATATGAGAGCCAGGGGGCAGTGCCAAACACTCGGCACCAGGAGAAGGAGGACATCATGGGTCTGGCTCAGAACGAGGAGATGAAG GTGAAGCTGCTGGAGCTGCAGAAGCTGGTGTTGCCGCTTGTGTGCAACCACGAGGGGCATGACAAATTCCCCCCCGCTGCCCAGAACCGTGGTGATGAGCCCGCTCCAGGGTCCCCAGCCCCCCAAGAGCTTGGGGCTGCGGAGGAGCAGGGTG ATCTTTGTGAGGTGAGCCTGGCCCACAGCGTGGAGCCTGCAGcgggagaggccagggagggtTCTCCCCGTGGCAACCCCACCGCAGAGAAGATCGTGCAGCTGCTTCCTGTAATGCAGGACACCCAGGAGCACCCAGGCTTGGCCAGCAAACCCTGCGTCCCTTTCTTTTACCGGGCAGCGGAGAACAGGGAGATCAACATCGTCATCATCTGA
- the LOC102141881 gene encoding golgin subfamily A member 6C-like isoform X4, translating to MIFLPILFDVLILADVLGQLKEYQQRSRPGVPAGAKTKKKTTGSSPETTTSGGCHSPGDSRYQELELALDSSSATINQLNENIESLKQQKKQVEHQLEEEKKASNDIHKAQTEQLETIHILTLEKADLKTTLYHTKRAARHFEEESKDLAGRLQSSLQRIQELERALSAVCTQQREEDRSSSRSEAVLQRQLRQTLKERALLNAHVTQVTESLKQVQLQRDEYAQHIKGERARWQERMRKMSVEARTLKEEKMRDTYRIQELERTLSELKHQIAQPSSLAPPAGPSEVEQLQDEAKHLRKEVESLVEKLQFQVENNQALSLLSKEQKERLQEQEERLREQEERRLWEQNERLREQEEWTLQEQESLREQKERLRDQAERLRKQEERLRKQEERLRKQEERLQKQEERLQKQEERLRKQEERLRKQEERLTLSQNHKLDKQLAEPQCGFEDLNNEDKSALQLEQRVKELQEKLSEVKEMEHLEAASQWNQQLEAHLSLMALPGEGDEGGHLDSEEEEAPRPMPHIPEDLECQEAMSSFMDLPKEKADRKEQVERLELGFIQLSGATEGMRDYISEYESQGAVPNTRHQEKEDIMGLAQNEEMKVKLLELQKLVLPLVCNHEGHDKFPPAAQNRGDEPAPGSPAPQELGAAEEQGDLCEVSLAHSVEPAAGEAREGSPRGNPTAEKIVQLLPVMQDTQEHPGLASKPCVPFFYRAAENREINIVII from the exons AGCCGGTACCAAGAACTGGAATTAGCCCTGGACTCAAGCTCCGCAACAATCAATCAACTCAATGAAAACATAGAATCATTG aaacaacagaagaaacaagTGGAACATCAGCTGGAAGAA gaaaagaaagcaagcaatgACATACACAAAGCACAGACGGAGCAGTTAGAG ACAATCCACATCCTCACATTGGAAAAGGCAGACTTGAAGACCACCCTTTACCATACTAAACGTGCCGCCAGACACTTCGAAG AAGAGTCCAAGGATCTGGCCGGCCGCCTGCAATCCTCCTTACAGCGTATTCAAGAATTGGAGCGGGCTCTCTCTGCTGTGTGTACACAGCAGCGGGAAGAGGACAGG TCCTCGAGCCGCAGTGAAGCCGTCCTCCAGCGGCAGTTACGGCAGACCTTAAAGGAGCGGGCGCTGCTGAACGCACACGTGACACAG GTGACAGAGTCATTGAAACAAGTCCAGCTGCAGAGAGACGAATATGCCCAACATATAAAAGGAGAGAGGGCCCGGTGGCAGGAGAGGATGCGGAAAATGTCGGTGGAG GCTCGCACATTGAAGGAGGAGAAGATGCGTGACACATATCGGATACAGGAGCTGGAGAGGACCTTGTCCGAACTCAAACACCAGATAG CTCAGCCCTCATCCTTGGCGCCCCCAGCAGGGCCCTCTGAGGTGGAGCAGCTACAAGATGAGGCCAAACACCTGAGGAAGGAGGTGGAGAGTTTGGTGGAAAAACTGCAATTCCAGGTGGAAAACAACCAGGCCTTGAGTCTCCTGAGCAAGGAGCAAAAGGAGAGGCttcaggagcaggaggagaggctccgggagcaggaggagaggaggctgTGGGAGCAAAATGAGAGGCTTCGGGAGCAGGAGGAGTGGACGCTGCAGGAGCAGGAGAGTCTGCGTGAGCAAAAGGAGAGGCTTAGGGATCAGGCTGAGAGGCTGCGAAAGCAGGAAGAGAGACTGCGAAAGCAGGAAGAGAGACTGCgaaagcaggaggagaggctacaaaagcaggaggagaggcttcaaaagcaggaagagaggctgcgaaagcaggaggagaggctacgaaagcaggaggagaggctCACGCTTTCCCAGAACCACAAGCTCGACAAGCAGCTGGCCGAGCCACAGTGCGGCTTCGAGGATCTG AACAACGAGGACAAGAGCGCTCTGCAGTTGGAGCAGCGAGTAAAGGAGCTGCAGGAGAAGCTGAGTGAGGTGAAGGAGATG GAGCACCTAGAAGCTGCCAGCCAGTGGAACCAACAGCTAGAGGCCCACTTGAGCCTCATGGCTCTCCCTGGAGAAG GAGATGAAGGAGGACATCTAGACAgcgaggaggaggaggcaccTCGGCCCATGCCACACATCCCAGAGGACCTGGAGTGCCAGGAGGCCATG AGCAGCTTTATGGACCTCCCGAAGGAGAAGGCGGACAGGAAGGAGCAGGTGGAAAGACTAGAGCTTGGATTCATCCAGCTCTCTGGAGCGACAGAGGGCATGA GAGACTACATCAGCGAATATGAGAGCCAGGGGGCAGTGCCAAACACTCGGCACCAGGAGAAGGAGGACATCATGGGTCTGGCTCAGAACGAGGAGATGAAG GTGAAGCTGCTGGAGCTGCAGAAGCTGGTGTTGCCGCTTGTGTGCAACCACGAGGGGCATGACAAATTCCCCCCCGCTGCCCAGAACCGTGGTGATGAGCCCGCTCCAGGGTCCCCAGCCCCCCAAGAGCTTGGGGCTGCGGAGGAGCAGGGTG ATCTTTGTGAGGTGAGCCTGGCCCACAGCGTGGAGCCTGCAGcgggagaggccagggagggtTCTCCCCGTGGCAACCCCACCGCAGAGAAGATCGTGCAGCTGCTTCCTGTAATGCAGGACACCCAGGAGCACCCAGGCTTGGCCAGCAAACCCTGCGTCCCTTTCTTTTACCGGGCAGCGGAGAACAGGGAGATCAACATCGTCATCATCTGA
- the LOC102141881 gene encoding golgin subfamily A member 6C-like isoform X7 has translation MWPQPCLPPHPAMLEETRERKLAAAKKKLKEYQQRSRPGVPAGAKTKKKTTGSSPETTTSGGCHSPGDSRYQELELALDSSSATINQLNENIESLKQQKKQVEHQLEEEKKASNDIHKAQTEQLETIHILTLEKADLKTTLYHTKRAARHFEEESKDLAGRLQSSLQRIQELERALSAVCTQQREEDRSSSRSEAVLQRQLRQTLKERALLNAHVTQVTESLKQVQLQRDEYAQHIKGERARWQERMRKMSVEARTLKEEKMRDTYRIQELERTLSELKHQIAQPSSLAPPAGPSEVEQLQDEAKHLRKEVESLVEKLQFQVENNQALSLLSKEQKERLQEQEERLREQEERRLWEQNERLREQEEWTLQEQESLREQKERLRDQAERLRKQEERLRKQEERLRKQEERLQKQEERLQKQEERLRKQEERLRKQEERLTLSQNHKLDKQLAEPQCGFEDLNNEDKSALQLEQRVKELQEKLSEEHLEAASQWNQQLEAHLSLMALPGEGDEGGHLDSEEEEAPRPMPHIPEDLECQEAMSSFMDLPKEKADRKEQVERLELGFIQLSGATEGMRDYISEYESQGAVPNTRHQEKEDIMGLAQNEEMKVKLLELQKLVLPLVCNHEGHDKFPPAAQNRGDEPAPGSPAPQELGAAEEQGDLCEVSLAHSVEPAAGEAREGSPRGNPTAEKIVQLLPVMQDTQEHPGLASKPCVPFFYRAAENREINIVII, from the exons AGCCGGTACCAAGAACTGGAATTAGCCCTGGACTCAAGCTCCGCAACAATCAATCAACTCAATGAAAACATAGAATCATTG aaacaacagaagaaacaagTGGAACATCAGCTGGAAGAA gaaaagaaagcaagcaatgACATACACAAAGCACAGACGGAGCAGTTAGAG ACAATCCACATCCTCACATTGGAAAAGGCAGACTTGAAGACCACCCTTTACCATACTAAACGTGCCGCCAGACACTTCGAAG AAGAGTCCAAGGATCTGGCCGGCCGCCTGCAATCCTCCTTACAGCGTATTCAAGAATTGGAGCGGGCTCTCTCTGCTGTGTGTACACAGCAGCGGGAAGAGGACAGG TCCTCGAGCCGCAGTGAAGCCGTCCTCCAGCGGCAGTTACGGCAGACCTTAAAGGAGCGGGCGCTGCTGAACGCACACGTGACACAG GTGACAGAGTCATTGAAACAAGTCCAGCTGCAGAGAGACGAATATGCCCAACATATAAAAGGAGAGAGGGCCCGGTGGCAGGAGAGGATGCGGAAAATGTCGGTGGAG GCTCGCACATTGAAGGAGGAGAAGATGCGTGACACATATCGGATACAGGAGCTGGAGAGGACCTTGTCCGAACTCAAACACCAGATAG CTCAGCCCTCATCCTTGGCGCCCCCAGCAGGGCCCTCTGAGGTGGAGCAGCTACAAGATGAGGCCAAACACCTGAGGAAGGAGGTGGAGAGTTTGGTGGAAAAACTGCAATTCCAGGTGGAAAACAACCAGGCCTTGAGTCTCCTGAGCAAGGAGCAAAAGGAGAGGCttcaggagcaggaggagaggctccgggagcaggaggagaggaggctgTGGGAGCAAAATGAGAGGCTTCGGGAGCAGGAGGAGTGGACGCTGCAGGAGCAGGAGAGTCTGCGTGAGCAAAAGGAGAGGCTTAGGGATCAGGCTGAGAGGCTGCGAAAGCAGGAAGAGAGACTGCGAAAGCAGGAAGAGAGACTGCgaaagcaggaggagaggctacaaaagcaggaggagaggcttcaaaagcaggaagagaggctgcgaaagcaggaggagaggctacgaaagcaggaggagaggctCACGCTTTCCCAGAACCACAAGCTCGACAAGCAGCTGGCCGAGCCACAGTGCGGCTTCGAGGATCTG AACAACGAGGACAAGAGCGCTCTGCAGTTGGAGCAGCGAGTAAAGGAGCTGCAGGAGAAGCTGAGTGAG GAGCACCTAGAAGCTGCCAGCCAGTGGAACCAACAGCTAGAGGCCCACTTGAGCCTCATGGCTCTCCCTGGAGAAG GAGATGAAGGAGGACATCTAGACAgcgaggaggaggaggcaccTCGGCCCATGCCACACATCCCAGAGGACCTGGAGTGCCAGGAGGCCATG AGCAGCTTTATGGACCTCCCGAAGGAGAAGGCGGACAGGAAGGAGCAGGTGGAAAGACTAGAGCTTGGATTCATCCAGCTCTCTGGAGCGACAGAGGGCATGA GAGACTACATCAGCGAATATGAGAGCCAGGGGGCAGTGCCAAACACTCGGCACCAGGAGAAGGAGGACATCATGGGTCTGGCTCAGAACGAGGAGATGAAG GTGAAGCTGCTGGAGCTGCAGAAGCTGGTGTTGCCGCTTGTGTGCAACCACGAGGGGCATGACAAATTCCCCCCCGCTGCCCAGAACCGTGGTGATGAGCCCGCTCCAGGGTCCCCAGCCCCCCAAGAGCTTGGGGCTGCGGAGGAGCAGGGTG ATCTTTGTGAGGTGAGCCTGGCCCACAGCGTGGAGCCTGCAGcgggagaggccagggagggtTCTCCCCGTGGCAACCCCACCGCAGAGAAGATCGTGCAGCTGCTTCCTGTAATGCAGGACACCCAGGAGCACCCAGGCTTGGCCAGCAAACCCTGCGTCCCTTTCTTTTACCGGGCAGCGGAGAACAGGGAGATCAACATCGTCATCATCTGA